TACCTCGATTACGCGCACCGTCATCCGCTGGAATACCGGCTGATGTTCAGCACGCCGTGGCCCGCGTCTGCCGCGCATCCCGACCTGGTGCGCGACGCCGCGCACGCCTTCGACATCCTGCGCCAGGTGCTGCGACGCGTGCATGGCGACACGCCGCAACAGCAGGCGCTGGTCGATCTCGATGCGCTGTACATCTGGTCATCGATGCATGGGCTCGCCGGCGTCATGACCGGCAACTGCATCGGCCAGCTCGACCTCGCCCCCGGCGTGCTGGAGCAGGCCATGCGGCACGTCATGTCACGGATCGGCAGCGGGATGGCCGCACCCTGACGCCAGCAAGCTCACCGCAGAAGTCGGCGATGACCAGCGCAATCCTTACGGTAGTCCTCAAGCATCCGGTTATGCGTCTCGACGCGCTGGTCATAGTCCGCATGGCGTGTGCTGACCGCATCGACGCGCGCGCGCAGCGCCCCAACAGCTGCGTTGTACGCCGCAACTGCTTGCCGAAGCGCCTCCAGCCCACGGTTATGCGCATCAATCGTTTCGTTGTGGCGCCTGACGTCGGCGTTGAAGGCGTCCACTGACTGCTTGCGCGCGGCGGCCTGCCTGGCGTCCGCGGGCGGCGCCTTGATTGCCGCTTCAAGGGCCGCCTGGCGCGAGCTGATCGCATCGCCCTTGCGAGTAACCTCTGCACCCTCTTGCACGGATGTCGCTTCAAGCGCATCCAGCGCCTCGCGTTGCCGGGCCAGTGCGTCGATATCGGGTTTCAGTGTGGCCGCTTGATCGGTCTGTTCTCCGGCGTAGGCGGCCAGCACCTTGCGCTCGGCTTCGATGATGCGGCGCTGGCCGACACATTCGTTGAGCATGGCCGGATCGAGCGTGTCAGGTGGCTCGGGCAATTCATCAGGCGTGGCGTTGTAACGCAGCACGCTGCGGATTTCCGGCAGCCGGATCGGTTCGGCCAGGACGTCTGCCGGGGCCGGCCCCTGAGCGCAGGCGGGCAGGCAGAACAGCAGTCCCGGCAGCACCAGGAGGCAAGACAATCGGGGCAGATGGCGCATGACGCCGCAGACTTTACCAAGAACATGACAGGACGATGAATCCTGCCGCGCCTGTTTGCGGGTCTGTCTGGATCAAGCGGGATCCAGCGCACCGCCGTCGATGTGTTCCAGCAACAGGCCGAGCGCCGCGACGTTCTTCGGGTCTTCCGCGTCGTCAAGCGCATCGAGCAGCACTTCCCGGATATCGGTGCTTTCGACGAATTCCATGTCCCAATCGGGAAACAGCCGCTCGCGCACCTCTTCGTTGGCACTCAGCTCGACCACGGTATCGTGTCGCGCGTCTGACCTCAGCGTCGCCATCAGCGCGGTCACACTGTCGCGCGGGCCTTCCAGCCACTGGAAGAACACGCCGCTGCCGAACACCAGCAGACCGGTGATGCCGGCCGTGGGATTGTGCCGCCGCGCTGACGCGATGATGCGCTCGACATCGGCTGCATCGACACCTTCCGCCGCACGACTGCAATAGACAACGTTGTAGAGCCGCGGAAGAAGCGGATCCAGCGTCGGCTCATCGCCACGCGAGGATTGGAAAGCGTTCATGAGGCAGGTCTTTCCGTTAATGGCCAGGCAGGCGCGAATCGCACTGCACAAAAACGAAGGATAAGCTGCCCTTGGGATCAGATGCAAAAAACGAAGTTCCGACATCCGCAGTGACGGGGAATTGACCCCGGGCAACGCCCTCGGAATTGTGCCCGTAACCTCTGGCAAGCGCCTGCATGTTGGCCCGGCAAGGGTTGCAGCGCGTCATCGGCACCGCACGCTGACCCGCCGGATCACAACGCCTTCAGGGCTTCGAGCGACCGGGCCGCTACGCCCATGTCGCGCCAGTTCTCCGGGTGGCAGGTGAACAGCAGGATCTGGTGCCGGGTGGCGGCATCGAACAGCACGCGCTTCATGCGGGCCAGCCGTTCATCGTCGCTGTGCACCAGCGCATCGTCGAGGATGATCAGCGTAGGGCGACCGGCTTCGCGCAGGAGATCGGCGTAGGCAAGCCGGCTGATGACCCCCATCTGTTCGCGCGCGCCGAAGCTGAAATCATCAAAGCGGCCGCTTTCCGCACCGGTTGCACCGGCGCGCGTCAGCGCACCGGGAACCAGCTGGTCGTCGATGTCGAGGTTTGCGTGCGGAAAAAGCAGCTGCAGATAGCGATCGAGATGCTTCTGCAGCGGCGCCTGCAGGCGCCGGGTCAGCGCGCTGCGATGGCTTTTCAGCAAGGTCAGCAGATGGTCGAGTGCGGTCGCGCGGCGGCGCAGTTCGGTGGTGCGGCGCACGGCCCGCGCGTGGTCGCGCGCTCGCTCGGCGCGCCGCTCGTCCAGACCCTGGGCGCCGGCGGTCTGCAGTTCCACTTCAAGCCGGGTCAGTTCGTCGCGGCGCAGGCTGGCCGCACGCTCCAGCTGTTCCGCGCTGTCGCCGAAGCGCTTGATGTCCTGCGCGATAATGTCCGGGCGCGCGTCGCGGCACTGTGCGGTCAGCGCATCGATGTCGGCCGCCGCCGCCGCCTGCCCGGCGAGCGCTTCGTTCAGCGCGCGCTGCGTGGCAACCAGTCGTGCGGCACGCTCGGGCGCGTCGAGGGTGGCCTGCGCGCTGCGCAGCTCGCGCAGCGCGGCGTCGACCACGCTCTGCGCGTTGGCGGCAGCGATGTCGGCGGCGGCCAGCTGCTTCGCTGCATCGGCCGCCGAGGCGCGCGCCGCCTCTTCCTGCGACTCCGCTTCGTTGATCGACGGCACGATCGCGGTGTCGTCGGGTGCCCCGGCCAACCGCGCCAGCGACTGCGCAGCTTCGGTCAGGCGGCCTTCAAGCATCGCCAGTTCGCCGCGCAGCGCATCGACACCCTGCGGCGCACGCGCCTTGAGCGCGGCCTCTGCAGTCTGCGCATCGGCCTGATGCTGCATGTATGTATGCAGGCGTATTTCGGCCGCATCGAGCGAGTCGACGCCGAGTCGGGCAAGCAGCGCAGCATGTCGGTCAAGCAACACTGCCTCCTGGCGACCCAGATCCGCCAGATCAGCGCCGCCGGGCGTGATGTCGAGCCGGCCAAGGCCGGGCAACGTCAGCGCGGTCGCGTCGGTCAGCAGGCGCTCGCCCTCACCGGTCAGGCTTTCCTGGCCGATCCGGATGACGCAGCCATCCTCAAGCGTGAAACGCAACCGGGTGGCGGCCGCCTCCTGGCGCAGGCGCAGCGCGCGGATGTCCTGCTGCTGGGCGCGCAGGGTGGCGAGGTCGGCGTTGCGCAATTCGGTGGCGGCCATCTGCTGGCGCGCGCCGCGCAGCAGGCCGGCTTCGATGTCGGCCTGCGCCAGCGTGGCGCGGGCGGCGTCGCGTCGACGCGAAAGTTCGTCGAGCTGGCGTGACAGTGCAAGTCGGGTGTCGCGCTGGCGGGCGCGGTTCAGCGTCTGTCGCGCACCGTCATGACGTGCCGCCGCCTCGCTGCTGTGGCGCTGCCACTGCTGCAGCGTGGCCCGTGCCGCGGCCAGCCTGCCTTCGGCGGCGGTCAGCGCGGCATGTCGCTGCTCGACCTCGCGCTGCTCGGAGCCGTGGCGCTCGAGCTGGCTGTGCAGCAGCGCAAGCGTGTCGCCGATGCGGCGCACGCGCTGCTGGGCTTCGCCCAGTCGTGCACCCAGCGCCTGTGCCTCGTCGAAGTTCCGGCGCGCAGCCTGCTCCTGAGCGCGCAGCGCAAGCCATGGCTTTTCCGCGTCGTCGACTTCGTGCTCGCGGCGCAGCGCGGCGAGCCGATCCACCTTGTTGCGGTAGGCGGCGATGTCGGCGTCGAGCGCAGCGATGTCTTGCGCCAGAGCGGCTTCGGTTTCGATCGCCTCCTTGTAGGGACCGCGCGGCGTGGCGTTCGCCGGCGTCAGCAGTTCGTTGCGCAGCGCCTCGACCTCGTCGGTCACCGCGTCGCCCCCACTGCTGGCCACTTCGCCCAGCGAGGTGTTCAGTGCGGTGCGCAGGTGATCGGTGGCATGCGCGACCGGGTCGCGGATGTCGTGCGCCGTGCCCTGCTGTATCCACAACAGGCCGGGGATGCCCCAATGCTCGGCCGCGCTGGCGCCGCGACCGGCGTGGCGGAAGCCGAGCAGTTCGGCCAGCCGGTCTTCGGCGTCGGCGCCGTCGAACTGTTGGGCGCCGCTGATCAGCGTGCAGCGCTTGCGCACGAGGAAGCTCTTGCTGAGGCGGTAGGCAACACCGCCTGTTTCAAACTCGAGCTCGACCGTCGGCGAGGCGGATGCGTCGCCCCACGGACGCAGGTCATCGACGCTGCCCGAACGGTGACGCTCGAAGAAGGCGGCGCGGATGGCTGCGACGACTGTGCTCTTGCCGGCTTCATTCGGGCCGGTGAACAGGTTGAGACCGGGATCGAGCGCGTCGATCTGCACAGACTGGCGGAACTGCCGGAACTGTTCGATGCGGATGCGCGTGAGCTTCACCGGGCGCCTCCGCTCGCGCCGCGCCGGTCACGCAGCAGGCCGGCCAGCAGCACCAGCGCATCGCGCGCCGTTTCGGCCTCGCCATCGCTGTTGCCTTGAAGGGTACGCAACTCGGCGATCACGTCGCCGAGATAACCGTCGGCTGCCAGCGCATCGATGTCGTCTTCGGTCGGCGCAACGCGCAGCGCCGACAGATCGGCCGTGAAGCTGCGCACCCGTCCCTGCGTCTGCGCAAGGGCATCGCGCAGGCGTGCATGTCCGGCCAGATCGGTTTGGCCGTCGAGCGTGAGTTGCACGACATCCGCATGACCGAAAGCGGCCAGCCGGGCGAGCAGCACATCGAGGTCGCTGGCCACCTGCAGCGTCGCGCTCTCGTCGAACCAGCGGTACTGGCCGGTCACGACCGGCGTGACGACCGGTTCGGCACCGGGCGACGCAATCTCGACGATCAGCGCACGGCCGGAGTCATTGGCGCGGAAGCGGTCGGTTTCCGGCGTGCCGCTGTACCAGGTGCGTGCATCGATCTGCCGGCAGCCGTGCCAGTCACCGAGCGCGAGGTAGTCGAGCCGCGCCTCGGCAGCGCGCCCGGCGGCGATCGGATTGGACGAATCGATGCCTTCGGCCAGGATGCCCTGCACGCTGCCGTGCGCCAGCCCGATGCGATGAAAGCCGGCCGGGGTGTCGATGGCCGCGAAGATGGCGGTCAGGTCGCTGTGCGTGATGCGCTGGGTCAGCGGCGCGGTCAGCACGGCCACACGCAGGGTGTCGAACTGCACGGCGCCCGGTGCGAGACACACGGTGACGTTGGGCGGGATCGCGCCCAATCGCGCGGCGCGCGTCCACACCGATTCGCTCAGCGCGGCGTCATGGTTGCCCGGAATCATCACCCAGGGCCCGGCGTAGCCGCGCAGGCAGTTGAACAGCCGGTGGATCGTCCTCTCGGCCACGCCCTGCGCGTCGAATACGTCGCCCGCCACCAGCACCATGTGCACGCCCTGCACGCTGGCCAGCTGCGCCAGCCGCTCCACCGCGGCGAAGCGCGCCTCGGCGAGCAGCGCCGCGTCGTCAGGCTCGAACTGGCCGTACAGCTTGCCGATCTGCCAGTCGGCGGTGTGGAGAAGTTTCAGCAAGGTGCGGGTTCTGAAGCGATGGTGGCCGGACTATACAGAACGGGTGAGCGTGACGCGGCAGCGGGGTTGTGGGAATTGTTGTGGGAGCGGGGTTGTGGGAGCGGCGGCCTCGCTGCGATACGCACGCTGCACCACGATGGTCACGGCACTATCGCGGCGAGGCCGCCGCTCCCACAAGCAGCCTCCACAAACCGCCGCTCCCGCAAAGACGGCTCCTGCAGCCGCTCTGCCCGCAGCCGTTTCAAGCCGGCCGGCGGAACACGACGACGTGCTGCCACGGCAGATGGTCGATCGTGCGCTCCCATTTCAGCCGGTGCACCGCGGCCTCGCGCCGCACGCGCGCCTCGCTCATCTTGTGCAGCGGCTTGATCGGAATATCCGGATCCTCTTCCTTGAATTCGACGAACACGATCTGTCCGCCTGGCTTCGTGGCGCGTACGATACTGGCCAGCATTTCGAACGGGAAGGACAGCTCGTGATAGACGTCGAGCATGACCGCCATGTCGACCACTGCCGGAGGCAACTGCGCGTCATGCTCCCGGCAGCGGACGGCCTCGATGTTGTCGAAGCCGTTCTCGCGCGCCAGCCGCCCTATCCTGTTGACCATCATGCCCTGCACGTCGACGGCGATGATCTTCCCGTGCGGCTTCACGGCGGGCGACATCAGCCGCGACAGGTAGCCGGTACCGGCGCCGATGTCGGCAATCACCATGCCGGGCTGCAGATTGAGCGCCTGGACCAGCAGGTCGGTGCGCTCCTCGTCCAGCCGCTCCGGCCGTTCCAGCCAGTCTGCGGCCCGCCAGCCCATCACGTCGGAGATTTCGCGCCCCATGTAGAACTTGCCGGTACGGTCGAAATCCTGCGGTGGCTCGATCAGGTAGCCGGGCGCGCGCGGCGGGCGGGGGCGGTAGTCGGGGCGTTCTGGCGCCGCGTCGGCGCACACACGGGGCAGGTATCGGGACATGGTGGCGAACATACCATCGCGCGCCAAACACGTAGCGCACAAGCTTCGCCTTTGGCGTGTATCGTGACGGTCGCCCTGTGCGCTCAACCGCGGCACCGCCGGAACCGGCGCGCCGCACCTTTCATGCAGACCCCACAACGAGGAGGCAGACCATGTCGATTGCCCCCATCCTTACCCT
The sequence above is a segment of the Methyloversatilis sp. RAC08 genome. Coding sequences within it:
- a CDS encoding AAA family ATPase, with the translated sequence MKLTRIRIEQFRQFRQSVQIDALDPGLNLFTGPNEAGKSTVVAAIRAAFFERHRSGSVDDLRPWGDASASPTVELEFETGGVAYRLSKSFLVRKRCTLISGAQQFDGADAEDRLAELLGFRHAGRGASAAEHWGIPGLLWIQQGTAHDIRDPVAHATDHLRTALNTSLGEVASSGGDAVTDEVEALRNELLTPANATPRGPYKEAIETEAALAQDIAALDADIAAYRNKVDRLAALRREHEVDDAEKPWLALRAQEQAARRNFDEAQALGARLGEAQQRVRRIGDTLALLHSQLERHGSEQREVEQRHAALTAAEGRLAAARATLQQWQRHSSEAAARHDGARQTLNRARQRDTRLALSRQLDELSRRRDAARATLAQADIEAGLLRGARQQMAATELRNADLATLRAQQQDIRALRLRQEAAATRLRFTLEDGCVIRIGQESLTGEGERLLTDATALTLPGLGRLDITPGGADLADLGRQEAVLLDRHAALLARLGVDSLDAAEIRLHTYMQHQADAQTAEAALKARAPQGVDALRGELAMLEGRLTEAAQSLARLAGAPDDTAIVPSINEAESQEEAARASAADAAKQLAAADIAAANAQSVVDAALRELRSAQATLDAPERAARLVATQRALNEALAGQAAAAADIDALTAQCRDARPDIIAQDIKRFGDSAEQLERAASLRRDELTRLEVELQTAGAQGLDERRAERARDHARAVRRTTELRRRATALDHLLTLLKSHRSALTRRLQAPLQKHLDRYLQLLFPHANLDIDDQLVPGALTRAGATGAESGRFDDFSFGAREQMGVISRLAYADLLREAGRPTLIILDDALVHSDDERLARMKRVLFDAATRHQILLFTCHPENWRDMGVAARSLEALKAL
- a CDS encoding metallophosphoesterase family protein; amino-acid sequence: MLKLLHTADWQIGKLYGQFEPDDAALLAEARFAAVERLAQLASVQGVHMVLVAGDVFDAQGVAERTIHRLFNCLRGYAGPWVMIPGNHDAALSESVWTRAARLGAIPPNVTVCLAPGAVQFDTLRVAVLTAPLTQRITHSDLTAIFAAIDTPAGFHRIGLAHGSVQGILAEGIDSSNPIAAGRAAEARLDYLALGDWHGCRQIDARTWYSGTPETDRFRANDSGRALIVEIASPGAEPVVTPVVTGQYRWFDESATLQVASDLDVLLARLAAFGHADVVQLTLDGQTDLAGHARLRDALAQTQGRVRSFTADLSALRVAPTEDDIDALAADGYLGDVIAELRTLQGNSDGEAETARDALVLLAGLLRDRRGASGGAR
- a CDS encoding BLUF domain-containing protein; translated protein: MNAFQSSRGDEPTLDPLLPRLYNVVYCSRAAEGVDAADVERIIASARRHNPTAGITGLLVFGSGVFFQWLEGPRDSVTALMATLRSDARHDTVVELSANEEVRERLFPDWDMEFVESTDIREVLLDALDDAEDPKNVAALGLLLEHIDGGALDPA
- a CDS encoding class I SAM-dependent methyltransferase codes for the protein MSRYLPRVCADAAPERPDYRPRPPRAPGYLIEPPQDFDRTGKFYMGREISDVMGWRAADWLERPERLDEERTDLLVQALNLQPGMVIADIGAGTGYLSRLMSPAVKPHGKIIAVDVQGMMVNRIGRLARENGFDNIEAVRCREHDAQLPPAVVDMAVMLDVYHELSFPFEMLASIVRATKPGGQIVFVEFKEEDPDIPIKPLHKMSEARVRREAAVHRLKWERTIDHLPWQHVVVFRRPA
- a CDS encoding TetR/AcrR family transcriptional regulator; this translates as MPQTKDAAHAPIALRDACIVAAREAIAEHGIEQLSLRDVARRLGVSHQAPYKHYPSRDHLLAEVMRRCFEGFAAHLDARGQFDDPGDDLSALGRQYLDYAHRHPLEYRLMFSTPWPASAAHPDLVRDAAHAFDILRQVLRRVHGDTPQQQALVDLDALYIWSSMHGLAGVMTGNCIGQLDLAPGVLEQAMRHVMSRIGSGMAAP